One region of Sebastes fasciatus isolate fSebFas1 chromosome 1, fSebFas1.pri, whole genome shotgun sequence genomic DNA includes:
- the capzb gene encoding F-actin-capping protein subunit beta isoform X1 encodes MNDQQLDCALDLMRRLPPQQIEKNLSDLIDLVPSLCEDLLSSVDQPLKIARDKVVGKDYLLCDYNRDGDSYRSPWSNKYEPPIEDGAMPSARLRKLEVEANNAFDQYRDLYFEGGVSSVYLWDLDHGFAGVILIKKAGDGSKKIKGCWDSIHVVEVQEKSSGRTAHYKLTSTVMLWLQTTKTGSGTMNLGGSLTRQMEKDETVGESSPHIANIGRLVEDMENKIRSTLNEIYFGKTKDIVNGLRSIESLPDNQKYRQLQKELSQVLTQRQIFID; translated from the exons ATG aATGACCAGCAGCTGGACTGTGCCCTGGACCTGATGAGGCGTCTGCCTCCTCAGCAGATCGAGAAGAACCTCAGTGACCTCATTGACCTG GTGCCCAGTCTGTGTGAGGACCTCCTCTCTTCTGTGGACCAGCCCCTGAAGATTGCCCGGGACAAGGTGGTGGGGAAAGACTATCTGCTCTGTGATTACAACAGAGACGGCGACTCCTACAG ATCCCCGTGGAGTAATAAGTATGAACCTCCCATTGAAGACGGTGCAATGCCTTCAGCTCGCCTGAGGAAACTCGAGGTCGAAGCCAATAACGCCTTCGACCAGTACAGAGACCT gTACTTTGAGGGTGGCGTGTCCTCTGTGTACCTCTGGGACTTGGATCATGGCTTTGCTGGAGTTATTCTCATCAAGAAGGCCGGGGATGGATCCAAGAAGATCAAAGGGTGCTGGGACTCCATCCATGTGGTGGAGGTGCAG GAGAAGTCCAGCGGTCGTACTGCTCACTACAAACTCACCTCCACCGTCATGCTGTGGCTCCAGACAACCAAGACCGGCTCCGGTACCATGAACCTAGGCGGCAGCCTTACAAGACAG ATGGAAAAAGATGAAACAGTTGGAGAGTCCTCACCCCACATCGCCAACATCGGCCGCCTTGTTGAA GATATGGAGAACAAGATTCGCTCCACACTGAATGAAATCTACTTTGGGAAGACCAAGGACATCGTCAACGGCCTAAG ATCTATTGAGTCTTTGCCTGATAACCAAAAGTACCGGCAGCTCCAGAAGGAGCTGTCGCAGGTCCTCACCCAGCGTCAGATCTTCATTGACTAG
- the capzb gene encoding F-actin-capping protein subunit beta isoform X2: MNDQQLDCALDLMRRLPPQQIEKNLSDLIDLVPSLCEDLLSSVDQPLKIARDKVVGKDYLLCDYNRDGDSYRSPWSNKYEPPIEDGAMPSARLRKLEVEANNAFDQYRDLYFEGGVSSVYLWDLDHGFAGVILIKKAGDGSKKIKGCWDSIHVVEVQEKSSGRTAHYKLTSTVMLWLQTTKTGSGTMNLGGSLTRQMEKDETVGESSPHIANIGRLVEDMENKIRSTLNEIYFGKTKDIVNGLRSVQTLADKSKQDLLKVDLMEALKRKQLS, translated from the exons ATG aATGACCAGCAGCTGGACTGTGCCCTGGACCTGATGAGGCGTCTGCCTCCTCAGCAGATCGAGAAGAACCTCAGTGACCTCATTGACCTG GTGCCCAGTCTGTGTGAGGACCTCCTCTCTTCTGTGGACCAGCCCCTGAAGATTGCCCGGGACAAGGTGGTGGGGAAAGACTATCTGCTCTGTGATTACAACAGAGACGGCGACTCCTACAG ATCCCCGTGGAGTAATAAGTATGAACCTCCCATTGAAGACGGTGCAATGCCTTCAGCTCGCCTGAGGAAACTCGAGGTCGAAGCCAATAACGCCTTCGACCAGTACAGAGACCT gTACTTTGAGGGTGGCGTGTCCTCTGTGTACCTCTGGGACTTGGATCATGGCTTTGCTGGAGTTATTCTCATCAAGAAGGCCGGGGATGGATCCAAGAAGATCAAAGGGTGCTGGGACTCCATCCATGTGGTGGAGGTGCAG GAGAAGTCCAGCGGTCGTACTGCTCACTACAAACTCACCTCCACCGTCATGCTGTGGCTCCAGACAACCAAGACCGGCTCCGGTACCATGAACCTAGGCGGCAGCCTTACAAGACAG ATGGAAAAAGATGAAACAGTTGGAGAGTCCTCACCCCACATCGCCAACATCGGCCGCCTTGTTGAA GATATGGAGAACAAGATTCGCTCCACACTGAATGAAATCTACTTTGGGAAGACCAAGGACATCGTCAACGGCCTAAG GAGTGTTCAGACTCTGGCTGACAAGTCAAAGCAAGACCTTCTGAAGGTCGACCTGATGGAGGCACTCAAACGCAAACAGCTAAGCTAG